The proteins below come from a single Candidatus Neomarinimicrobiota bacterium genomic window:
- a CDS encoding outer membrane lipoprotein-sorting protein, with product MALPMLFPADAKSQTPEERGLEIAKEAEKRESGFGDFTSELNMTLRNRHGEESTRHIRVKTLEVIGDGDKSLSIFNTPRDVKGTAFLSFSHKEGPDDQWLYLPALKRVKRISSNNKSGPFMGSEFAFEDLSSQEVEKYTYKYLRDENLNGMDSFILERYPVDKKSGYTRQVVWFDKAEYRPLKIVYYDRKNALLKTLEYDDYRQYIDKIWRAHSMSMVNHQTGKSTLLTWKDYKFQNGYTDRDFNKNSLKNAR from the coding sequence ATGGCTCTTCCGATGCTGTTTCCTGCGGATGCTAAATCACAAACTCCGGAAGAAAGAGGTCTTGAAATAGCAAAAGAGGCCGAAAAACGAGAGTCCGGATTCGGAGATTTCACGTCAGAACTGAACATGACTCTCAGGAATCGGCACGGCGAGGAAAGTACTCGACATATCCGCGTGAAAACCCTTGAAGTCATAGGAGACGGAGATAAATCGTTATCAATCTTTAATACTCCCAGAGACGTGAAAGGCACGGCATTTTTGTCCTTTAGCCACAAAGAGGGACCGGACGATCAATGGCTCTACCTTCCTGCGCTTAAGCGTGTAAAAAGGATTTCATCAAATAACAAGTCGGGTCCGTTTATGGGAAGCGAGTTCGCATTTGAAGATCTTTCATCTCAGGAGGTGGAAAAATATACTTATAAATACCTCCGCGATGAAAATCTAAATGGTATGGATTCTTTCATTTTAGAACGATATCCGGTGGATAAAAAATCGGGCTATACAAGGCAGGTCGTTTGGTTTGACAAAGCTGAATATAGACCTCTGAAAATCGTTTATTATGACCGAAAGAATGCCCTATTAAAAACCTTGGAGTACGATGATTACAGACAATATATTGATAAAATCTGGAGAGCTCATTCCATGTCAATGGTGAACCATCAAACAGGGAAAAGCACCTTGCTCACCTGGAAGGATTACAAATTTCAGAATGGCTACACCGACAGAGATTTCAACAAGAATAGTTTGAAAAACGCGAGATAA
- a CDS encoding MMPL family transporter: MSKFEQKVVAYSKFVIRWRWVVIPLVIAFVAFAGSGARFIQFDNDYRYFFGKDNPQLIAFDALQDIYTKNDNVLIVLEPKDGDVFTNQTLAAVEELTEKAWQIPFAIRVDGLSNFQYTYADDDDLIVEDLYTDALSMTESELERAKEIALNETRLLGVVIPPDTKVVGVNVTFQFPGKDVAETFIVADYVRNLAKEIEASYPDIKTHLTGVVMLNHAFGEASQNDMSTLVPLMFLTILIVMAFLLRSVSGTFSTLLIIIFSIVTAMGFMGWLGIKLTGPSSSAPTMIMTLAVADSIHILIMILREMRNGSSKWDAITESLRVNMMPVFLTSLTTSIGFLSMNFSDVPPFHDLGNITTIGVVFAFIYSVLFLPAIIAVLPLRVKQQDKGGKLLFMERLAEFVIIRKTGLLWGSVVLVIALAMFIPKNELNDSFVKYFDESMVFRQDTDFVVNNLTGIYTIEYSLGAGESGGISNPDYLNKLEEFAEWYLAQPGVVHVYRLSETFKQLNKSMHGDNQEYYTIPVQRDLAAQYLLLYELSLPYGLDLNNSLNIDKSATRFTVILNDVSSREIRELASRSEQWLRDNAPEYMFSSGSGPMIMFAHISRKNINSMLIGTTVAIFVISIVLIVAMRSVKHGLISLLPNLVPAIMGFGVWGIFVGQIGMGLAMVTGMTLGIVVDDTVHFMSKYLRARREKNLSSEDAVRYAFTTVGTALFVTTVILVAGFGILSRSAFDLNSAMGKLTLITITFALITDFFLLPTLLMKIGKSKETEDTTENISQFDDGLQPVTANE, from the coding sequence ATGAGTAAATTTGAACAAAAGGTAGTCGCATATTCCAAATTTGTGATTAGATGGCGTTGGGTTGTTATTCCATTGGTGATCGCATTTGTTGCCTTTGCAGGCAGCGGCGCCCGGTTTATTCAATTCGACAATGATTACAGGTATTTTTTCGGTAAGGATAATCCACAACTTATCGCTTTTGATGCGCTGCAGGATATTTATACTAAAAACGATAATGTTCTCATTGTATTAGAACCGAAAGATGGTGACGTATTCACCAATCAGACTCTTGCCGCTGTGGAGGAACTGACTGAAAAGGCATGGCAAATTCCTTTTGCCATACGGGTGGACGGTTTGTCAAATTTTCAATATACGTATGCCGATGATGACGACCTCATCGTTGAAGATCTTTATACGGATGCGCTAAGTATGACTGAATCTGAATTAGAGCGCGCAAAGGAGATAGCTCTTAATGAAACAAGATTACTTGGAGTTGTTATTCCTCCTGATACAAAAGTGGTAGGAGTAAACGTTACTTTTCAATTTCCGGGCAAGGATGTTGCCGAAACATTTATCGTAGCTGACTATGTAAGGAATTTGGCAAAAGAGATTGAAGCCTCATACCCGGATATTAAAACCCATCTCACTGGGGTTGTTATGTTGAATCACGCTTTTGGTGAAGCGTCTCAGAATGACATGTCGACACTTGTGCCTTTGATGTTCTTAACAATACTTATAGTAATGGCCTTCCTGCTTCGTTCAGTCAGCGGCACGTTTTCTACGTTATTGATCATCATCTTCTCGATAGTAACTGCAATGGGTTTTATGGGATGGCTTGGGATTAAGTTAACAGGACCGTCTTCATCCGCTCCAACCATGATAATGACTCTTGCTGTGGCGGACAGTATTCATATTCTTATTATGATATTGCGTGAGATGCGTAACGGTTCTTCTAAATGGGATGCCATCACTGAAAGCTTAAGGGTTAATATGATGCCTGTGTTTCTAACCAGTTTGACAACTTCTATCGGCTTCCTCAGTATGAATTTCAGTGATGTTCCACCCTTTCATGATCTCGGCAACATCACGACTATAGGAGTTGTTTTTGCGTTTATATATTCCGTTTTGTTTCTCCCCGCAATTATAGCCGTTCTCCCTTTAAGGGTAAAGCAGCAGGATAAGGGCGGGAAACTCTTATTTATGGAGCGTTTAGCTGAATTTGTTATTATTAGAAAAACAGGTCTGCTCTGGGGTTCAGTAGTGCTTGTAATAGCTCTGGCCATGTTCATTCCAAAAAACGAGCTTAACGATTCGTTCGTTAAATATTTCGACGAGAGTATGGTGTTCAGGCAGGATACCGACTTCGTTGTTAATAATCTGACCGGTATCTATACAATTGAATATTCACTGGGAGCCGGAGAAAGCGGCGGAATCAGTAACCCGGATTATCTGAATAAACTTGAAGAATTTGCTGAATGGTATTTGGCTCAACCTGGAGTTGTTCACGTTTACAGGTTAAGCGAAACATTCAAACAATTGAATAAAAGTATGCATGGTGATAATCAGGAGTATTACACCATACCGGTGCAAAGAGATCTCGCAGCTCAGTATCTCCTGTTATATGAGCTTTCGTTGCCGTATGGTCTCGATTTGAACAATTCTTTAAACATAGATAAATCCGCGACTCGATTTACAGTTATTCTCAATGATGTCTCTTCGAGAGAAATTAGAGAACTTGCATCGAGGTCGGAACAGTGGCTGAGAGATAACGCTCCGGAATATATGTTCAGTTCCGGTTCAGGGCCGATGATAATGTTTGCTCACATATCTCGAAAGAATATTAATAGCATGTTAATCGGTACTACAGTCGCGATATTTGTTATCTCGATTGTGTTGATAGTGGCTATGCGCAGTGTGAAACACGGCCTGATAAGCCTCTTGCCAAATTTAGTCCCGGCTATTATGGGTTTCGGAGTATGGGGCATTTTTGTCGGACAAATAGGTATGGGCTTGGCTATGGTTACCGGAATGACTTTGGGTATTGTGGTGGATGACACGGTCCATTTTATGAGCAAATACCTGAGAGCGCGTAGAGAGAAGAATCTTAGCTCCGAAGATGCTGTCAGATATGCTTTCACTACTGTCGGAACAGCGCTTTTTGTGACTACCGTAATATTGGTGGCTGGATTCGGGATTCTTTCTCGATCAGCATTTGATTTGAATTCTGCCATGGGCAAATTGACTCTGATTACCATCACATTCGCGCTTATTACAGATTTCTTTCTCCTTCCCACGCTATTGATGAAAATTGGGAAATCGAAGGAGACAGAAGATACGACTGAAAACATTTCACAATTTGATGATGGGCTTCAACCCGTCACTGCTAACGAATAA
- a CDS encoding TetR family transcriptional regulator C-terminal domain-containing protein: MTKHEDKKLEIIQKSSEIMYLKGYNATGVQELADAANIPKGSFYNYFKSKEDFAIDLMDSYCAMGCQMMSEILEDKSLTPLKRIEKLFSEMTEHFTKDEKFQKGSFVGNLCQEMGDISKPISKAAERSFNHMKEPIIKLLQEAQDAGEISKSHDIEDLAEFMMNSKEGALLRMKSSKNARPLKVFQDMIMRLLLIK, from the coding sequence GTGACAAAACACGAAGATAAAAAATTAGAGATTATTCAGAAAAGTTCTGAGATAATGTATCTCAAAGGATATAACGCAACAGGCGTGCAGGAGCTCGCCGATGCCGCAAATATCCCAAAAGGCTCATTCTATAATTACTTCAAGAGCAAGGAAGATTTCGCTATTGATCTTATGGATTCTTATTGTGCCATGGGCTGCCAAATGATGAGCGAGATATTAGAAGATAAATCGCTGACCCCATTAAAAAGAATCGAAAAGCTCTTTTCAGAAATGACCGAGCACTTTACAAAAGATGAAAAATTTCAGAAGGGATCTTTTGTAGGCAATTTATGTCAGGAGATGGGAGATATTAGTAAACCTATCAGTAAAGCGGCAGAGCGCAGCTTCAATCATATGAAGGAACCGATAATTAAATTATTGCAGGAAGCGCAAGATGCCGGTGAGATAAGCAAGTCACATGATATAGAAGACTTGGCGGAATTTATGATGAACAGCAAAGAAGGCGCGCTTTTACGGATGAAATCGAGTAAAAATGCGAGGCCGCTCAAGGTTTTTCAGGATATGATTATGCGCTTGCTCCTGATAAAATAA